The genome window ATGGATcattaataatcatatcaatGGTGATCCTTGTCTCGGGGTTCGCGTCCAAAAGCCGAGACAGCAGCCTCTTCAAATCAGGAGAGGTCCATTTCGGGCACCGATATTGTCCTTTGTAAATCTTCCGGTACATTGCCATCAAATTAGTGTCATTAAAAGGCAAATAGCCAGCAATCAGGACAAACAAAACGACACCGCATGACCAAATATCCACCTTAGCTCCATCGTAACCTTTCTTAGCCAAGAGTTCAGGTGCCACGTAAGCAGGTGTGCCGCACAAAGTATGCAACAGCCCGTCGGGTCGGACCTGTTCCGTAACCGCACTGAGACCGAAATCCgtgattttcaagttaaaattcTCATCGAGCAAGAGATTCTCAGGTTTCAAGTCACGGTGGAAAACACCCCTCGCGTGACAGTAACCGACGGCTGTGATCAACTGCTGAAAATACCGACGGCTGAGATCTTCACTAAACCTCCCTTTCGAAATCTTGGAAAACAACTCGCCTCCTTTGGCATACTCCATCACGAAATAAACCTTACCCTTCGTGGCCAAAACTTCATGGAGCCTGACTATGTGCGCATGCCGCAACCGGCTCATGATAGAGATCTCCCTCTTAACGTGCGCCACGAAGCCCTCTTTCATCACCTTCGCCTTGCTGACTGCTTTGATGGCTACGCTTTGACCCGTGCTCACGTTTCTCGCGTGGTACACCTTGGCAAAAGCGCCGTAGCCCAGAAGCTTCCCTAGCTCGTACTTCCCGAACAAGTTCACCTCCCCCGCTGACGCCGGCGGTGTCTCTCCGACCACCTCCATTGTTTGAAGAAACCCAGTTGCTACAAAGACAGATCAAGGTTTCGGTGTTTGGTTTGCATGGAAATTGAGAACCGTATCGTTGAAGGAAACACAGAAGTTGGTGTTTCGTAATGGGAAGGCATAGATGTGATGCTTGGCACTTGGCAGGTTATGGGTAACCGTGCAAATTGTAAAGCTTGGATTTTCGAGGTTTTAAGGAAAATATGTGAGGAGTGAATGTGATGCTGATGCCgggagagagaggggggaaCCCGAAATCGTAAATGTAAGAGACTAATTATGGGAAATAATGTCGACAGAACAAAAGGTGGGTGTTGAGTTAGGATTTAGTTTCTAAATTAATCAGATGTGATTAAGGATTTGGATTatcgcctctctctctctctctcccagaCTCTATTTATACCAACTGGCTGTTTGTTTCGGAAGGGAAGGAAAAGGTTAGAAAGTGTGGGCAGTTTGACTTCTTAGAACTTTACCTatatttgaataatttcttaataaagATTTGATATTCAGGAGTTTTCCTATCGAGTTCATATTCACAAATCCACCCTATCACGcatgtgataatataaaaacaattattttttttatttacatgagAAGATGGTATTATttctcaaaataagaaaaaaaaaaccagaagtgggagtttcataaaaacaaaattagcatTAATCTTATAcgtatgtatttaattaattgattagattttataatttgtaattgtTGAGATGAAATCAAGAGCtagtgcatttttttttcaaaaaataatgataataataaataaaaacatttggGTTATGGCCGTAGTTAGGAACAACGATTTTTGCTCTCGTTCATATCTGAGGaaaataaatcttgttttttattattctaatttgGGTTTAATCCACAATTAGTTAACACACTTTCTTAATATcctatctattttattttaagttattatcCGGTCCTTTTAAATTGCATTTTATTGCTAAATATGTGCTTCCATTCGATTCACGAATTGATTAAACACTAATTTTGTGTCAATTATCTTATAATAATGGAAAGGAAAATACTTAACTActtaatcataaatttttaataacaaactcACTTCCATTAAtctcatttatttataaaattttatataaataccaaaggatattaatttccatcacaataaaaaaacaaaaaaaaacaaaagcggTCCAACATCATGATAAATGATACCATATTTTTCCTTATTACTCACAAGTTCTCAACAAATAGAAATGgtcaatttataaattcaagAATTGACATCTCTTAAAAGAAAGTGGACCTAGAATGAGTCTTGACCACCACTTGTCCAGCTTCCAGGCGGTAATgtgaaattccaaaaaaaaaaaaaaaactaaaaaaaaaataagaatattaaattaagttgCACCACTCCACGTTTTTGGTGGGATCTTGGGCGTCATTTTGTGCttattgttttcaataattGAGTTCCACACGACTCTTTCACATGATACCACACGTCAATAATGGTGGGAATCTTTATTCGTACCTTTTAaagatttcttttaataaaaaatttaaaagttgaaCCATCGCTTgttcagatttatttttttcttactagCCTTTGTTGATAATCacttacatgaaaaaaaaattgagtcaaaataaataaattataggagatatatataaaaaaataggtaataataaaagcaaaaatacatgagaatcacttacaataacaagctatatatatatatattgaattgtaTCTGATTTgattccatcttttttttttattgagttgtgggatttttatttctttggttttaatattttatttttcatttattaataaaattattttgtattttttttgacaCATGATATCCAcatactttttaatatatttattaataaaatttaacaaaaaaaactgtaaaTCCAAACGTGCATTCAactactttataaaataaaataaaacaagttatTAAAAGGATGCAAATGAAAAAGAGCAATAATTTAGagggtttgttttgattttttcaatgtatataTGGCTAGATTAGGTGTTATGATCTAAGCTCCAATTTAAGATGAGTGGAATGGAGAAAACCACATTCAATTGTGTAGAGCTCAAAAGccttataaacttaaaaattaatataaaaaaatgtcttACGAAGAGTAAATCCAAGGTTTATTGAgtaaaacacatcaaaactagAGATCATTTCAATCCCAGATTGATAAAAATCCAGTTTTTAgcgtaaaaaaaattgaagaattaatgatcactaaattaaaaattatgcattttgatttggttattttcGTTTTCatgtgcattttattttttccatgatCACAATCACAATTGAGTTACTTTTAGGGCGTAATTTGTATTCTAATAGTTTTTGtagttatgatttgaaaaattatatttcaaaaaaattataaattatagttttttcttaattaaatacttttaaatatgtAATTGGGATAAAAACGCATAACACACCACTAAAATAGACAGAGCCTTAGGTAGTCTTTGTTTTTACGGTGATACTATATTTATGagaaattttgaaattcttaTTTGATTCAAGtaatgtttttggtgttttttgatcgttttgatgtgtcgatgtcaagaataatttttttttttaaaaaatattatttcgatgtATTTtcgagcgaaaaacactttgaaaaacaaccattatcATAATGACCAACACTACATTAGTCTTTGATGTTTCttatcaaacaattaaaaagaaaaacaagataatgAAATAAAGAGAGGACAACAAAACAAGATGAACAAGAATATTTTGAGAAAGGTTTTTTGAAGCCCTAAGGCTTTGATGTGTTCTTgtgaaagggaaagaagaaaacagaaatTGATGTGGCCGTGATATGTATTCTTGATTATCATCTTCTCAGAGGTGCTTTCGCACCACAAATTTGGGATTCCCACTTGCAATGAGTTTCCTCTGTGGATTATCCAATTGACGGTGTTCTGGGACACGTGGTGAATACTTGTCCATTTATAATATTCAAGTCTTGATTGTGGTTGAGGGTGTAGTTGTAATAATTGACTCGTTATATTATTGGATAAAGGGATTAAACCATTGAATTATTAGAAAGATAGTCAGTTGATTCATCTTTTTattccattaataaaatattaaaacactgTTGTTTTAATccttcattaatattttataattaatccaGTTGAGGCTAATTTACCgagtttaattattataattaacagGGAATATAGAAGAAAATACTTTCTtataaaatacatcaatttggatcataataatgatgaaatcttcattgtaaGATTAGAAAATAGTTAATTGTaactcttttaaatttattattttaatatttatttaatattaaattacaaTCCTGCCTCCAATCCCACtaacaacaacaagaaaaacaagattaaaatgatgaaaataaccCTTAATCAATGTTAAGATTTCCTTCACCTCAAGGGTATTTAAGTAACTGCACGGTGTATTTAAATAATTAGCATTTGCGTgtagttttttattctatttataatgtatttttatcaattttatgttctctttttaaatttatttttgaaaacaggaaaaaaaaggtaaaatgagaaatttaattaaaaaaggaagCAATTCTAGTGCAAAAAAAGGTTATGTAATTATATTTATGTACCTTCCATTAttctatttctatatatttttacaaaagaaaagttaaatgtCACGAATTCTTCGTTGCATCATCATGAACAAAGACCAATAATTAAGTTGTTAGTTATCAAAACGACAACCTATCATGTTGTGTTCGTCACCACACAGtacttcttcttttaaaaaatattatatatctcTTCTACTACCATGAATTAAGTATTGAATTTGttagtaaattaaataaaaaaatacttttttgagTGATTACTTTCATAATAATTCGCTTCAATATAGCAACAAACAACcctttaattcatatttttttggattgattgtggtttgatatatatatatatatatatatatatatatatatatatatatatatatatttgtttatggTTAGATGAATGTGATTGAAAGAGATACCGAACCTTCATATTTCTATACGTGGCCCCATTTTATACGTGGTAAGTCATTTGCATATATACGTGGCCCCATTTTATTCCTTGAATCCAAGAACAAAGCCACCTGGACATACGTGATCCGCCATCaaagatcaaataaataaataaataaaatcatcatacgtgatttaataataatattgattaaatatgaactagtttatttttctttcatcccCTTTCGGGCCGGAGAGTTAATTTAAGGATATATACAAATGTATCTAATAACGGGAGGGATGATGCTTCTCAtgagcttcaattttttttaagaattagtTCCTAAAAATTCCTAATATGATCTTCTCAATTATgtttcaaacaaaatcaattgtttttattaattcttaTAAAGTCTTATCCATAAGATAACATATTGTTGCATGTAAAATGTAAGTGATCATTAGAAAAATAactgtaattttcttttattgactaaaatatcatttttataatatCCACAtgatttttacatataaatacgtcataaaataaaaaataaaaaattgggaaAGATTATTTGTCGCTTAGATTAGGATCGACATTCATTCACTGGCGCAGGAAGCAACTGCACGCCGCAGTACCCTTGCTTGTGCTTGTGGGAAGTTGTGTTTAGCTTAAAAACATCAGTTTTCGGAATGTGAAGATTGTCTAGAAATGCGGTGCATTGCATTGTATTGTAGTATTAAGTTAAGAGATTGCATTTGACTTCGTGTTCTAGTAAGgaaagagatttgttttttttttttttttacatgggtttgatttttttttgtacatgCCCATCACCCTTGCAATGTCTTACATGTTTATTGGGCTTGTAGAAAATTCAGTAGATCCATAAATTAGTTGTGGTGCGTGTAAACTGACCTGAATACCTcatgttatttgaaaaaaaaatttaattgtttataaaataatagttattaaatttaataatctaACTTTATAGATTGATATAGCAaactcataaattaaaattaacttggATTGAATTTTATGCGATTGAccgaattaaatttgatttaaaattggCTAGTTTAacactaataaattaaaaaaaaatgaaacaatgtttttttttaatgattactTGATGATTCACGGACTGACTTCATGACGACCTAGTGACTAGCCTTTTACTAAATCAAACTCTAAACTGGATTGAGAACTAAGCTTGGAGCAGGTATTTAGCCAAGCTAGTAATGCTATTATTGGTGACCCTATTATGCATCATATTCATGAGCTTCTGACTAGAGCATGGTCCGTTCGTGTTCGTGTTCGTGTTCGTGTTCGTGTTCGTGTTCGTGTGAGGAGTCACCAGAGGGTTTTTCTGCGTTTTGTTTTTCGTTGACACAATCAGGGATtgcatataatttcttttattggaCCTTAGATTCGTTTACTTGCAAGAACAAAAATCCTTCaaaattcagataaaaaaacttcaaaattaaaattctgcAAATATAAATTGACATTTCATACTTATATGGTTCTTCGAAACTAAAGAAATCTAACTTGTTGGACTCTTATATGTgatatgtaattttaaaatttattatttatatgaggggattaatttttcattttatctaccGGTAAATTGATTTGAATACTTAGTAATCTTGGTTCTAGATAAAGTCagatttctaattaaataaaaaattgatataatttttcattttttttcattttgtgatatatatatatatatatgcaatacATATTGGATAAATGTGAGGCTCAAAATAAGAATCCTCAACCtttgctttttatatatttttaagcatcTATATTAACTATGAAAGTCTTTTCTAATAATAtctcaaaatccaaaatatataattaaaaggttatttaatatttgagataGTGGTTCATCAATATATTCAAGTGTttagattttttccttttcatctaAGGAACTTCAGGTTTATAGTAGAAACTTGAATACATgcaaaaataatcacaattgaAGAAACTTAAAGACCCTCTAATGATAAAGTCAATATATtcatgagaaaaataataaataacttaagacaataaatgatttaaaagagttttatattcaaagaa of Populus trichocarpa isolate Nisqually-1 chromosome 16, P.trichocarpa_v4.1, whole genome shotgun sequence contains these proteins:
- the LOC7482576 gene encoding CBL-interacting serine/threonine-protein kinase 14 — its product is MEVVGETPPASAGEVNLFGKYELGKLLGYGAFAKVYHARNVSTGQSVAIKAVSKAKVMKEGFVAHVKREISIMSRLRHAHIVRLHEVLATKGKVYFVMEYAKGGELFSKISKGRFSEDLSRRYFQQLITAVGYCHARGVFHRDLKPENLLLDENFNLKITDFGLSAVTEQVRPDGLLHTLCGTPAYVAPELLAKKGYDGAKVDIWSCGVVLFVLIAGYLPFNDTNLMAMYRKIYKGQYRCPKWTSPDLKRLLSRLLDANPETRITIDMIINDPWFKKGFKEEKKLYLDEFDFDKGFEEEEDEKSLNAFDIISFSSGYDLSRMFNESDTMILTERFVSAEKPEKVMERIEEVARKEGLEIAKRKNWGAKLEGCNGNFIMIIEVHRLTDHLVMIEVKEKKFKIGPGQETWEDKLKPQLRSLIYQPEQAVSGN